A region of the Pricia mediterranea genome:
AAAGAAAATGAAGAGTTACGATACACTTTCAGAGGCGATAAACGCACTTCAAAATAGAGGGTATACCTATGATTTCAACCTCAACCCCCACTGTTTGGAATGTGCCGCCCTAAAATTGGAAATAAATCCCGAAGATTTTGAGGTGGATGAAATGCACCGCTTTGAAGGAATGAGCAGTACCGATGACAACAGCATCCTGTATGCAATTTCATCCAAAGACGGAATCAAGGGCACTCTAGTCGATGCCTATGGGGTATATGCACAGAACATCTCCGAAGAAATGCGAAAAAAACTACGATAACACTTAAATAAAGAACATGGAAAATCACGAGCATCACAAGCACAATCATAGCAAAAGAAGTAAGGATTCCGCAAAGGAAAAGGCAGTAGATAAAAAGACCGAATTGAAAGATTCACTGGCCGAAAAAACCGAGCATGGCCATACCAAAGCCATGGATAAGGAACACAAAATGAGCCATGACGACCATTCAGGCCATAATCCGAAACATGGGCAGATGGGTCATGACCACCATAAGATGATGATCGCTGACTTTAGAAAACGTTTTTGGGTAACCTTGGTACTTACCATACCTATTCTATTTCTGTCGCCGATGATCCAGGAATTTTTCGGCTATGAATTTTTGCTGCCGGGCAATCCGTACATTCTATTTGCGCTATCGTCCATAGTGTATTTCTATGGTGGCTGGCCATTTTTAAAGGGGTTCTGGTCTGAGGTAAAAAAAGGTGCCCCGGGAATGATGACCCTGATTGCCATGGCTATAAGTGTGGCCTATTTTTACAGTTCGGCTACCGTTTTTGGTCTTGAAGGTGTTGATTTCTTTTGGGAACTGGCTACCCTTATAGCTATTATGCTCGTAGGCCATTGGATAGAGATGAAGAGTGTTCTGGGAGCTTCTAAAGCCTTA
Encoded here:
- a CDS encoding phosphoribosylpyrophosphate synthetase, whose product is MKSYDTLSEAINALQNRGYTYDFNLNPHCLECAALKLEINPEDFEVDEMHRFEGMSSTDDNSILYAISSKDGIKGTLVDAYGVYAQNISEEMRKKLR